One stretch of Toxoplasma gondii ME49 chromosome XI, whole genome shotgun sequence DNA includes these proteins:
- a CDS encoding leucine rich repeat-containing protein (encoded by transcript TGME49_313200) → MLEARNASRADAARGPLRGTQGDEQTAERKETERARAQENADTFNTRSAKMSETVVNMREKEGREKGEQKEKKGQVAEEKKERRSERERPKEKDLKSLFDSTDSDCLTSLETAKRALPKVEKKQMTILSFFSRPSSSSASSSPPSSSPPSSFSSSSSASSPSLLFRVPSALSRAASSTHTTEKRPTGPVDEKEEKKLLKRRRVCASEETDALQGCARSFLAGMREAPRAGSASEANSKGEMSRDANVDSLHTPRLVEEHRKRRRTRLIQEHRAHNSSSSSSSSSSSSSSSSSSSSSSEKIELSPVGLSDLPEELLQQILDCCPKECLLVSHALAAAVRRRRRVLRLTPLQCTEPRAEQFLSAIRSYPQLRLLEIVNAPWLSARFIENWANSKSSYFPQRLEVFVLRKCPRLTSRLARVLTTRLRRLRAIDLQDNSSLDYTSVVYLRTLPFLERVALGVSPSNTRGTSAHCNLTLCALLGPPSSSPTLLPSSTSSVLSSSSSSSLACSSASSSVCPSTSTSPPSCLPSPNSTPVSSSSSSPRSPPSSLRWSGEKGEGREGEENEKRGSGSALPRSKDEAGAGQAVREQRGETRAVDLLEKAQKQKQDQTAGSSSPPLKLLSLARCAALSSLAPLINVASTLEFLDLRGCCALDDSSAAVLASLANLQVLVLSDTGVTSTTVAAVAENCRRLEMLDVSRISRFSKEAALLLPLHLLRLTRLKLTKNSAVDDEVVRDCLSRLKRLALLDVSHCWRVTSGFCVPPLPQNPDGMSLRRLGLFGCNVERQRVQDALRDAGAAKVQLSLHHELPMFDLPCVYSNLPNLDLRCRTFIEGC, encoded by the exons ATgctggaggcgaggaacgcgTCGAGAGCCGACGCGGCGCGGGGACCGCTGCGCGGGACGCAGGGCGACGAACAGACGGCagagcgaaaggagacagagagagcgcgcgCTCAAGAAAACGCGGATACCTTCAACACGAGGAGCGCGAAGATGTCCGAGACCGTGGTGAAtatgagagagaaggaggggagagagaaaggggagcagaaagagaagaaaggtcaggtcgccgaagaaaagaaggagcgaagaagcgagagagagagaccgaaagagaaagacctCAAATCGCTGTTTGACAGCACCGACTCGGATTGTCTCACCTCCCTCGAAACAGCGAAGCGGGCACTGccaaaagtggagaagaaacaaatgaccattctttccttcttctcacggccttcgtcttcatcggcttcttcttcaccgccttcttcttcaccgccttcttccttctcctcgtcttcttctgcatcttcgccttctctcctcttccgggTGCCGTCTGCTCTGTCGCGAGCCGCGTCGTCCACGCACACAACTGAGAAGCGGCCGACAGGGCCTgtcgacgagaaggaagagaagaagcttctGAAGAGACGCCGCGTCTGCGCCAGCGAAGAGACCGACGCGTTGCAGGGATGCGCTCGATCCTTTCTCGCGGGCATGAGGGAAGCTCCTCGAGCAGGTAGCGCTTCCGAGGCGAATTCCAAAGGAGAAATGTCCAGAGATGCAAACGTCGATTCCCTTCATACTCCGCGCCTTGTTGAAGAACACCGGAAACGTCGACGAACTCGTCTCATACAGGAACATCGAGCCCACAACTcatcctcctcttcctcttcgtcctcttcttcctcctcttcctcttcttcctcctcttcgtctaGTGAGAAGATCGAACTGTCTCCAGTTGGACTGTCAGATTTGCCGGAAGAACTGCTTCAGCAAATTCTCGACTGCTGTCCTAAGGAGTGTCTCCTGG TCTCTCATGCACTTGCGGCGGCTGTGCGTCGAAGACGGCGCGTCCTGCGTCTGACGCCTCTCCAGTGTACGGAGCCCAGAGCTGagcagtttctctctgccaTTAGGAG CTATCCGCAGCTGCGCCTGTTGGAGATCGTCAACGCGCCTTGGCTCTCTGCTCGCTTTATTGAGAATTGGGCAAACAGCAAAAGTTCCTACTTTCCTCAGCGCCTGGAGGTTTTCGTCCTCCGCAAATGTCCACGCCTCACCAGCCGTCTCGCGCGGGTCTTAACTACCAG ACTGCGTCGTCTTCGGGCCATCGATCTGCAAGACAATTCCTCTCTCGACTATACTTCTGTTGTTTACCTCCGAACGCTGCCCTTCTTGGAG CGAGTCGCCTTGGGTGTGAGTCCGAGCAACACCCGGGGGACGTCGGCGCATTGCAATCTCACTCTCTGTGCTCTTCTGGGacctccctcttcgtctccaacTTTGCTACCGTCGTCCACCTCAagcgttctttcttcgtcttcttcctcgagccTCGCTTGCTCGAGTGCTTCGTCTTCGGTTTGTCCGTCAACCTCTACTTCTCCCCCGTcgtgtctgccttctcccaATTCgactcctgtctcttcttcttcctcttctccgcgttctcctccctcgtctcttcgctggagtggggagaagggagaggggagagagggggaggaaaacgagaagcgcGGCTCTggctctgctcttcctcgcagTAAGGACGAGGCCGGTGCAGGCCAAGCGGTGCGCGAGCAGCGAGGCGAGACTCGGGCCGTAGACCtgctggagaaggcgcagaagcagaagcaagaCCAGACTGCTGGAtcctcttcgccgcctctcaagcttctctctctcgccagatgcgccgctctctcgtctctcgccccGCTGATAAACGTCGCGTCCACGCTC GAGTTTTTGGATCTTCGCGGGTGCTGCGCGCTGGACGACTCGAGCGCCGCCGTCCTGGCTTCGCTGGCGAATCTCCAAGTTCTTGTTCTTTCGG ACACGGGAGTGACGTCGACGACGGTGGCTGCAGTGGCCGAGAACTGTCGCAGGTTGGAGATGCTGGACGTCAGCCGAATTTCGCGGTTTTCCAAAGAAGcggcgctgcttcttcctctccacctgcTGCGACTCACGCGCCTCAAACTCACGAAAAACAG CGCTGTAGACGACGAAGTTGTTCGGGACTGCCTGTCTCGCCTCAAGCGTCTCGCCCTCCTCGACGTCTCCCACTGCTGGCGCGTGACGTCCGGATTCTGTGTGCCGCCGCTTCCTCAGAATCCAGACG GCATGTCTCTGAGGCGACTCGGTCTCTTTGGATGTAAcgtggagaggcagagagtgCAGGACGCCTtgagagacgcaggcgccGCGAAAGTCCAGCTGTCGCTCCATCAC GAGTTGCCGATGTTCGACCTGCCTTGCGTCTACTCCAACCTCCCCAACCTCGACCTCCGCTGTCGAACGTTCATCGAAGGATGCTAA